A single genomic interval of Juglans regia cultivar Chandler chromosome 1, Walnut 2.0, whole genome shotgun sequence harbors:
- the LOC108988075 gene encoding uncharacterized protein LOC108988075, producing the protein MDVMDHEQKRGESTSKNLRVHFDVPPTIDPSIHHQRSGSTPSSGSSLDLDAIENVLDSLSSQESKKSTLEMQEATSSADHSSPSPPVGSNQSGYSPQSAPIQVMPGRAAGYDPNRIPSSIFSTSKPTTAMDWSTASNESLFSIHIGNSSFSREHFIMLNRSGELPRTDELTGLPTTLPSVSETGEDHKSETANAEKDAEVIEGSDQSGNGAWWGSSPNNNKEKTSPKDVGARNYNSTSYRSDESNHSAHSFNFPLLAGDHSGLSSPATLDMEKQHLQQQLPPQNPQIMTSKRGWNNMFCCFSFRSRYWAC; encoded by the exons ATGGATGTCATGGATCATGaacaaaagagaggagaaagTACTAGCAAGAATCTGAGGGTGCATTTTGATGTCCCTCCGACAATTGATCCCTCTATTCATCACCAACGTTCAGGCTCTACTCCATCGTCTGGTTCTTCACTGGATCTTGATGCTATTGAGAATGTCCTCGACAGCCTCTCTTCTCAAGAATCTAAAAAGTCTACCCTTGAGATGCAAGAAGCAACATCATCTGCAGAtcattcttctccttctcctcctgTTGGGAGCAACCAAAGTGGATATTCCCCACAATCTGCTCCAATTCAGGTGATGCCCGGGCGAGCCGCGGGCTATGATCCGAATCGAATTCCGTCGTCAATATTCAGTACTTCTAAACCAACGACAGCTATGGATTGGAGTACCGCTTCGAATGAATCATTGTTCAGTATTCACATTGGAAACAGCAGCTTCTCGAGAGAACATTTTATCATGTTAAATAGATCTGGAGAGTTGCCGAGGACGGATGAGTTAACCGGTCTTCCGACAACTCTTCCCAGTGTTTCTGAAACAGGAGAGGATCATAAAAGCGAGACTGCTAATGCGGAAAAGGACGCTGAAGTAATAGAAGGATCAGATCAATCCGGGAATGGAGCTTGGTGGGGCAGttctccaaataataataaggaaaaaacGAGTCCTAAGGACGTCGGCGCCCGTAACTATAATTCTACCTCTTACCGTTCTGATGAGAGCAATCACAGCGCCCACTCCTTTAATTTCCCACT tTTGGCAGGTGATCATAGTGGATTGAGTAGCCCTGCAACATTGGACATGGAAAAGCAGCACCTGCAGCAGCAATTACCACCCCAAAACCCACAAATCATGACTTCAAAGCGTGGTTGGAACAATATGTTTTGTTGCTTCAGTTTTCGCTCTCGATATTGGGCATGTTGA